A window from Cryobacterium sp. PAMC25264 encodes these proteins:
- a CDS encoding alpha/beta fold hydrolase, producing MSLRVRPNNRRHEPIHRDGLAALDAALPDLDWRVLPPGAERYSFSAPSGRLAATALGRPGDPRVVLVPGATGSKEDFLLLAPLLAGAGYRVESFDLAGQYESATAGPVPGGAYDYGLFVDDLIAVLESGRTPVHVLGYSFAGLVAELTLARRPDLFASLVLLTTPPDPGQTFRGVRWLGPVSSLVPPHTIASLMVWGIVTNRNHTSPGRLALARMRFRYTSRASLDAIIRLMKHTPDVRRELAGSAVPTLIAVGNRDLWRLRLHRRFARRIGAELRVYPAGHSPCETTPNQLAQHMLTLYARAS from the coding sequence GTGTCCTTGCGTGTGAGGCCGAACAACCGCCGGCACGAGCCGATCCATCGTGATGGGCTCGCGGCGCTGGACGCCGCCCTGCCGGACCTGGACTGGAGGGTCCTGCCGCCGGGCGCCGAACGGTACAGTTTCTCCGCACCCAGCGGGCGCCTGGCCGCGACGGCGCTGGGCCGACCGGGCGATCCGCGGGTGGTCCTCGTGCCGGGAGCCACCGGGTCGAAGGAGGATTTCCTGCTGCTAGCCCCGCTCCTGGCCGGCGCCGGGTACCGGGTGGAGAGCTTCGACCTGGCCGGCCAGTACGAGTCGGCCACGGCGGGCCCGGTGCCAGGCGGGGCCTACGACTACGGGCTCTTCGTCGACGACCTCATCGCCGTCCTGGAGTCGGGCCGCACACCCGTGCACGTGCTCGGCTATTCCTTCGCCGGGCTCGTCGCCGAGCTCACCCTGGCCCGCCGGCCCGACCTGTTCGCCTCGCTGGTGCTGCTCACCACCCCGCCGGACCCCGGCCAGACCTTCCGCGGGGTGCGATGGCTCGGTCCGGTGAGCAGCCTGGTGCCGCCGCACACCATCGCCTCCCTCATGGTCTGGGGGATCGTCACCAACCGCAACCACACCAGTCCGGGCCGCCTCGCCCTCGCCCGGATGCGGTTCCGCTACACCAGCCGAGCGAGCCTGGACGCGATCATCCGCCTGATGAAGCACACCCCGGACGTGCGCCGGGAACTGGCCGGCAGTGCGGTGCCCACGCTCATCGCCGTCGGCAACCGCGACCTGTGGAGATTGCGCCTGCACCGCCGCTTCGCCCGGCGCATCGGCGCGGAGCTACGCGTCTACCCGGCGGGACACAGCCCCTGCGAGACCACACCGAACCAGCTGGCCCAGCACATGCTCACCCTCTACGCGCGGGCTTCGTGA
- a CDS encoding glycosyltransferase family A protein, with the protein MKSDRAEGAEAITISVVIPVYNDAEFLRTCLRALSQQRRQADEIIVVDNASTDATATIAHSYGVRVVTEPLRGIWPATSAGYDAAIGDVIARLDSDSVPPVDWLERIEATFSRQPATAVYTGPGEFYGCGPVTAWLGDHVYIGGYFIWMGLWLGHYPLFGSNFAMRREVWATNRGRVRRRSNDVHDDLDFSMHLGPDDTVTLDRTLRVAISSRPFETAGGLGRRVTWAGRTLFSGWPEYSPWHIRRRAADSRARAHRRGHEARA; encoded by the coding sequence GTGAAATCTGACCGGGCTGAGGGCGCGGAAGCGATCACGATCTCCGTCGTCATCCCCGTCTACAACGACGCCGAATTCCTGCGCACCTGCCTCCGAGCCCTGAGCCAGCAGCGCCGACAGGCCGACGAGATCATCGTGGTGGACAATGCCAGCACGGATGCCACGGCCACGATCGCCCACTCCTACGGCGTGCGCGTGGTCACCGAACCGTTGCGGGGCATCTGGCCGGCAACCTCGGCGGGATACGACGCGGCCATCGGCGACGTGATCGCTCGGCTTGACTCCGACTCCGTGCCTCCGGTGGACTGGCTCGAGCGGATCGAGGCCACCTTCTCCCGGCAACCGGCGACCGCCGTGTACACGGGGCCCGGCGAGTTCTACGGCTGTGGCCCGGTGACGGCCTGGCTCGGCGATCACGTCTATATCGGCGGCTACTTCATCTGGATGGGCCTGTGGCTCGGTCACTACCCCCTGTTCGGGTCGAACTTCGCGATGCGTCGCGAGGTCTGGGCCACCAACCGTGGCAGGGTCCGGCGCCGCAGCAACGATGTCCACGACGATCTCGACTTCAGCATGCATCTCGGACCCGACGACACGGTCACCCTGGATCGAACCCTGCGGGTGGCTATCTCATCCCGCCCGTTCGAAACCGCCGGCGGCCTCGGCCGCCGGGTGACGTGGGCCGGGCGCACCCTCTTCTCCGGCTGGCCGGAGTACTCGCCCTGGCACATCCGTCGGCGCGCAGCGGATAGCCGCGCACGCGCTCACCGACGTGGTCACGAAGCCCGCGCGTAG
- a CDS encoding fumarylacetoacetate hydrolase family protein, which yields MKFAHLRVEGQSIPRLAIVVEDEALFLDEVIDDAPRDLQDLIEKGAPEFDRVRALTAHALQHGASLTPVDDLRHSSAVLRPPQIIAIGANYAAHSSELKLRSETAATVFSLWPNSLTGHEAVISWPADLTSQVDYEAELGVIIGRPARNVSVRDALDYVFGYTVVNDITARDLQFSEAQWSRCKSFDGFTPTGPLVVTADEIADPQNLWLTTHVDGRILQDASSGDMVRTVAEIIAYLSLTSTLLPGTLISTGSPGGAGYSRKPQVFLKDGSTVTVSIDRIGLLTTHCREI from the coding sequence GTGAAGTTTGCGCACCTCAGAGTCGAAGGCCAGTCCATTCCCCGTCTCGCCATCGTGGTGGAAGACGAGGCGCTCTTCCTCGACGAGGTGATCGACGACGCCCCGCGCGATCTGCAAGACCTGATCGAAAAGGGCGCACCCGAATTCGACCGGGTGCGTGCCCTCACCGCTCACGCGCTGCAGCACGGCGCCAGCCTCACCCCGGTCGACGACTTGCGGCATTCCTCCGCCGTTCTGCGCCCGCCGCAGATCATCGCGATCGGCGCCAACTACGCCGCGCACTCCTCCGAGCTCAAGCTGCGTAGCGAGACCGCGGCCACCGTGTTCTCGCTCTGGCCGAACTCTCTCACCGGCCACGAGGCCGTCATCTCCTGGCCAGCGGACCTCACCAGCCAGGTCGACTACGAGGCCGAGCTTGGCGTCATCATCGGCCGTCCGGCCCGCAACGTCTCGGTGCGCGACGCGCTGGACTATGTCTTCGGGTACACCGTCGTCAACGACATCACGGCCCGCGACCTGCAGTTCTCCGAGGCGCAATGGTCCAGGTGCAAGTCCTTCGACGGTTTCACCCCCACCGGCCCGCTCGTCGTCACGGCCGATGAGATCGCCGACCCGCAGAATCTCTGGCTGACCACCCACGTCGACGGGCGCATCCTGCAGGACGCGTCGAGCGGAGATATGGTGCGCACCGTGGCCGAGATCATCGCGTACCTGTCCCTCACGTCCACGCTGCTGCCCGGCACCCTCATCTCCACCGGCAGCCCCGGCGGTGCCGGCTACAGCCGCAAGCCGCAGGTATTCCTCAAGGACGGGTCGACGGTCACGGTCTCCATCGACCGCATCGGGCTGCTCACAACTCACTGCCGTGAAATCTGA